The Desmonostoc muscorum LEGE 12446 genome includes a region encoding these proteins:
- a CDS encoding M20 metallopeptidase family protein — MVSTFPNPSSVDLSRIRLSIRLLQPQLIEWRRRLHQQPELGFQEKLTAEFVSQKLQEWGIEHQTGIAQTGIVATIKGNKLEPESNPKSKIQNPKLPVLAIRADMDALPIQELNEVPYKSQHNGVMHACGHDGHTAIALGTAYYLQQHRQDFSGTVKMIFQPAEESPGGAKPMIEAGVLKNPDVDAIIGLHLWNNLPLGTVGVRSGALMAAVECFNCTILGKGGHGALPHQTVDSVVVAAQIVNALQTIVARNVNPIDSAVVTVGELHAGTKRNVIADTARMSATVRYFNPSFKGFFHQRVEQIIAGICQSQGAKYELDYWSLYPPVINDVKMAQLVRSVAEEVVETPVGIVPECQTMAAEDMSFFLEEVPGCYFFLGSANAEKDLAYPHHHPRFDFDETALGMGVEIFVRCVEKFFS, encoded by the coding sequence ATGGTTTCTACTTTTCCCAACCCCTCTTCTGTTGACTTATCTCGAATTCGACTTTCAATTCGCTTATTGCAACCGCAATTGATAGAGTGGCGACGGCGATTACATCAACAACCAGAGTTGGGTTTTCAGGAAAAACTGACTGCTGAATTTGTCTCACAAAAGTTGCAAGAATGGGGAATTGAACATCAAACCGGCATCGCTCAAACTGGCATTGTCGCCACCATCAAGGGTAACAAACTAGAGCCAGAATCTAATCCAAAATCCAAAATCCAAAATCCAAAATTGCCAGTTTTGGCGATTCGGGCGGATATGGATGCTTTGCCAATTCAAGAACTTAACGAAGTGCCTTACAAATCCCAGCATAATGGAGTAATGCACGCTTGTGGTCATGATGGACATACTGCGATCGCTTTAGGTACAGCTTACTATCTGCAACAGCATCGTCAAGATTTCTCTGGTACCGTGAAAATGATCTTCCAGCCAGCCGAAGAATCACCAGGAGGCGCAAAGCCGATGATTGAAGCTGGGGTGCTGAAAAATCCTGATGTTGACGCAATTATCGGTTTGCATTTGTGGAATAATTTGCCGTTGGGAACTGTAGGTGTTCGCAGTGGTGCCCTGATGGCGGCTGTGGAGTGCTTTAACTGTACAATTTTGGGCAAAGGTGGACACGGCGCACTACCTCATCAAACAGTGGATTCCGTTGTGGTTGCGGCTCAAATTGTCAATGCTTTGCAAACTATTGTCGCTCGAAATGTGAATCCCATTGATTCGGCTGTGGTGACAGTGGGCGAACTTCATGCTGGAACCAAGCGGAATGTAATTGCTGACACAGCCAGAATGAGTGCCACTGTCAGGTATTTTAATCCGAGTTTTAAAGGCTTTTTCCATCAGCGTGTTGAGCAGATTATTGCCGGAATTTGTCAGAGCCAAGGTGCAAAGTATGAGTTAGATTATTGGTCACTTTATCCACCAGTAATTAATGATGTGAAAATGGCTCAATTGGTGCGTTCTGTAGCAGAAGAAGTGGTAGAAACTCCTGTGGGAATTGTACCAGAATGCCAAACTATGGCGGCTGAAGATATGTCATTTTTCTTGGAAGAGGTGCCTGGTTGCTATTTCTTTTTGGGTTCTGCCAATGCAGAGAAAGATTTGGCTTATCCCCATCATCACCCCCGGTTTGATTTTGATGAGACGGCGTTGGGAATGGGTGTGGAGATATTTGTCAGATGCGTGGAGAAGTTTTTTAGTTGA
- a CDS encoding radical SAM/SPASM domain-containing protein: MNLPLPQSPISPEVDNLSRDFHLFESAVAKHLLVVDGSRVFDLDELTAQRIAQLLIVEDSVTEQEIADFRQSFVMPGGYPAIDDTPLEPPPLRSLSLNVAQSCNLGCKYCYADEGKFGSKTQFMPQDIAQQAVDRLIAEAEPGVDLVVGFMGGEPLLNRQLIHHITRYTSQRGQETRHKVRFSLTTNGTLVTAEDAALFAEYRFNVSVSLDGPQFLNDQLRPTVNGRGSYEAVLRGLEVMSVQRPGHLSARMTVTPQSGRLLPILQHVLSLGVDDAGFAPVLVSPNAEYAFGTEEFELFLQHMVECGEVCKQHLLQGKRFPFTNFETALNEIHRGSHRPYPCGAGAGYLSVNAQGQLYACHRLVGDEEWAMGSVQQGSDFAARQQLLQRNHVNSIKPCSDCWARYLCGGGCYHEVSKRGRIGCDYIRGWLEFCLAAYAELSTYTPEYFVTPETYFANGITNLTGKI; encoded by the coding sequence ATGAATCTTCCATTACCACAGTCACCCATATCGCCGGAAGTAGACAATTTATCCCGCGACTTTCATCTGTTTGAGAGCGCTGTTGCAAAACACTTGCTGGTGGTAGACGGTTCACGAGTGTTCGATCTCGACGAACTCACCGCCCAGCGCATCGCTCAATTGCTAATAGTAGAGGACTCTGTAACCGAGCAGGAAATCGCCGACTTTCGTCAAAGCTTTGTGATGCCAGGTGGTTATCCTGCCATTGATGATACTCCCCTTGAACCGCCTCCCCTGCGTTCTTTATCGTTGAACGTTGCCCAAAGCTGCAATCTTGGCTGTAAGTATTGCTATGCTGACGAGGGCAAATTTGGCAGCAAAACACAGTTCATGCCCCAGGACATCGCCCAGCAAGCCGTAGACCGTCTAATTGCCGAGGCCGAGCCAGGTGTAGATTTAGTTGTCGGGTTTATGGGAGGAGAACCTCTGTTAAACCGCCAATTAATCCACCACATTACCCGTTATACCAGCCAGCGCGGCCAAGAAACTCGGCATAAAGTCCGGTTTTCTCTGACTACAAACGGCACCTTGGTTACTGCTGAAGATGCAGCTTTATTCGCCGAGTACCGATTTAATGTGTCTGTTAGCCTCGATGGGCCACAATTTCTCAATGACCAGTTGCGCCCAACAGTCAATGGTCGCGGAAGTTACGAAGCAGTTTTACGTGGCTTAGAAGTCATGTCAGTTCAGCGTCCTGGTCATTTGTCGGCTCGGATGACAGTCACGCCCCAAAGCGGACGCTTACTGCCAATTTTGCAACATGTGCTGTCCTTGGGTGTTGATGATGCAGGGTTTGCTCCAGTGCTGGTGTCACCTAATGCAGAGTATGCCTTTGGGACTGAAGAGTTCGAGCTATTTTTGCAGCACATGGTCGAATGTGGTGAGGTATGTAAACAACATCTCTTGCAGGGTAAGCGTTTCCCATTTACCAACTTTGAAACGGCACTCAATGAAATTCATCGTGGTAGCCATCGTCCCTACCCCTGTGGTGCGGGTGCAGGTTATCTGAGCGTGAATGCTCAAGGCCAACTTTATGCCTGTCATCGATTGGTAGGAGATGAAGAGTGGGCTATGGGTTCAGTCCAGCAAGGCTCAGACTTTGCGGCTCGACAGCAGCTATTACAGCGCAATCATGTCAACTCCATCAAACCATGTAGTGATTGTTGGGCGCGTTACCTCTGTGGAGGAGGTTGTTACCACGAAGTCAGCAAACGTGGGCGAATTGGCTGCGATTACATTCGTGGCTGGCTGGAATTCTGTTTGGCAGCTTATGCCGAACTCTCTACTTACACTCCTGAGTATTTTGTGACTCCCGAAACCTACTTTGCAAACGGAATTACAAATTTAACTGGAAAAATATGA
- a CDS encoding HlyD family secretion protein, translated as MVNNTDFLQPIQTDEFLPPISRWITFGGLFVLCVLGLAIPVAAIAKYKVTVKGQAVVRPSGELRIVQAATEGQVMQIHVQENQVVKTGDAIAIIDDSRLQTKKNQLQSNIQQAKLQLVQIKAQIHTLNSQIRAETAKVNRIITATEAELSDRLRQYQDKKINTVAEFQESQAHVQIAQQELQVGISQLKTAQANLHSTEAAWNAAKSKQNRYEGVAQAGALSRDKLEEARLAAKQQQQAVAAQKAVVEAQKQTIERLQQTVYAAIAKKQRAKAALNPSHAEVEIATERIAQEKAAGESNKAALDKELQGIIKQRIEVEKQLERDTSELKQVEIELHHTTIIATADGIISQINLRNPGQTVRPGEEVLQIVPSDAKQIVKAAVASEDKNKLKIGQQVQMRVSACPYPDYGTLNGKVEAISPDAMTPPTNNTNGSSPYPNTTPKAAVPGAFYHVTIEPESLVLGKGKNLCQIQLGMEGRVDIISREETVLQFFLRKARLIADV; from the coding sequence ATGGTTAACAACACAGACTTTTTACAGCCAATTCAAACAGATGAATTTCTGCCACCGATTAGTCGTTGGATTACCTTTGGTGGACTCTTTGTTCTCTGCGTTTTGGGACTAGCGATTCCCGTCGCCGCAATCGCCAAATATAAGGTGACGGTGAAAGGGCAGGCAGTTGTCCGTCCATCTGGGGAATTGCGAATTGTGCAGGCGGCAACAGAAGGCCAAGTTATGCAGATTCATGTCCAAGAAAATCAAGTTGTCAAAACCGGAGATGCGATCGCCATTATTGACGACTCCCGCTTACAAACTAAAAAAAACCAACTGCAAAGTAATATTCAGCAAGCTAAGTTGCAGCTAGTGCAAATCAAGGCTCAAATTCACACTTTGAACAGTCAAATCCGCGCCGAAACTGCTAAAGTTAACCGGATTATCACTGCTACTGAGGCTGAATTAAGCGATCGCCTGCGCCAATATCAGGATAAAAAAATTAATACTGTGGCTGAATTCCAAGAATCTCAAGCTCATGTGCAGATTGCTCAACAAGAATTGCAGGTTGGCATATCACAGTTAAAAACAGCACAAGCAAATCTCCATTCTACTGAGGCGGCTTGGAATGCAGCCAAGTCAAAGCAAAACCGATATGAGGGTGTAGCCCAAGCAGGAGCATTGTCTAGGGATAAATTAGAGGAAGCGCGGTTAGCTGCAAAACAGCAACAACAAGCTGTAGCCGCACAAAAAGCAGTTGTGGAGGCGCAAAAGCAAACAATTGAGCGATTACAACAAACTGTATATGCAGCGATCGCTAAAAAGCAACGTGCAAAAGCCGCCTTAAATCCCAGTCATGCAGAAGTAGAAATTGCTACTGAGCGGATAGCCCAAGAAAAAGCCGCAGGTGAAAGTAACAAAGCAGCTTTAGACAAAGAACTGCAAGGAATTATCAAGCAACGGATTGAAGTAGAAAAACAGCTAGAGCGCGATACTAGCGAACTAAAACAAGTGGAAATTGAACTTCATCACACCACTATTATTGCTACTGCCGATGGTATCATTTCTCAGATAAATTTGCGTAATCCTGGTCAAACTGTGCGTCCTGGCGAAGAAGTCTTGCAGATTGTCCCCAGTGATGCCAAGCAGATTGTCAAGGCAGCAGTGGCATCTGAAGATAAAAATAAGCTCAAAATTGGTCAACAAGTTCAAATGCGGGTTAGTGCTTGTCCCTACCCAGATTATGGTACTCTCAATGGTAAGGTCGAGGCGATTTCTCCAGATGCCATGACTCCCCCAACAAACAACACAAATGGATCTTCTCCTTATCCCAATACCACTCCGAAAGCGGCTGTCCCAGGTGCTTTTTATCACGTGACTATTGAGCCGGAAAGTCTGGTTTTAGGTAAAGGCAAAAATCTGTGTCAGATTCAATTAGGAATGGAAGGTAGAGTGGATATTATTTCCCGTGAAGAAACAGTACTGCAATTTTTCTTGAGAAAAGCGAGGTTAATTGCGGATGTATAA
- a CDS encoding NAD(P)/FAD-dependent oxidoreductase, giving the protein MLTRVAVVGDSLSAYAVVAALAKLGSHCDLLCDPAKSHFFGPSLVLNDVSETLLAQLFPDVNLSIYSQRLTHRLVRWGRQPVQVEQPALAIRSHSLLELLRNSKVIQHTRMIDVSQLTAQQISQNYPWTVYTRHKQRAMATPALRGASRREGIALPESSKSLVGGQRVIVTAEVQDTPKPASTCYIESLADGWLFYAPVDGSGAMLQACLPITPANPRRALLECLYKSTTISTFVNDLQKVNCFSSAPHLQWPLCGSGWLMVGEPAIKIDPVSGEGTPFALRSAILAGAVIDGILSDRIPDISALNHYQTRLTHSFISHLRGCIQFYREVFSTNLAWLAEINQMIDIAETLSTQLEQQAINVLNYRLIDFELHIG; this is encoded by the coding sequence ATGTTGACTCGTGTGGCTGTTGTTGGTGACAGTTTAAGTGCTTATGCTGTGGTTGCAGCCTTAGCCAAGCTGGGTTCTCATTGCGATTTGCTATGTGACCCAGCAAAATCTCACTTTTTTGGGCCATCATTAGTACTCAACGATGTTAGCGAAACATTGCTCGCCCAGCTTTTTCCGGATGTGAATCTGAGTATTTACAGTCAACGTCTGACTCATCGTTTGGTGCGTTGGGGCAGACAGCCAGTGCAGGTAGAACAACCTGCATTGGCGATTCGATCACACTCTTTACTAGAATTACTGCGAAACTCTAAGGTCATACAGCACACGCGTATGATTGATGTTAGTCAATTGACTGCTCAACAAATATCGCAGAACTATCCTTGGACAGTGTATACCAGACACAAACAAAGGGCGATGGCTACGCCCGCCCTTCGCGGAGCGTCTCGTAGAGAAGGCATCGCTTTGCCGGAAAGTTCTAAATCTTTGGTTGGTGGTCAACGAGTTATAGTCACCGCTGAGGTACAAGACACGCCCAAACCTGCATCTACCTGTTATATCGAGTCCCTGGCTGACGGTTGGTTGTTTTATGCTCCAGTCGATGGCTCTGGCGCTATGCTTCAGGCATGTTTGCCCATAACTCCAGCCAATCCTCGACGGGCGTTGCTGGAATGTTTGTATAAAAGCACTACAATCAGCACGTTTGTCAACGATTTGCAAAAGGTAAATTGTTTTTCTTCTGCCCCCCACTTGCAATGGCCTCTCTGCGGTTCGGGTTGGCTGATGGTAGGCGAACCTGCGATTAAGATTGATCCTGTAAGTGGGGAAGGTACGCCTTTTGCGTTACGCAGTGCAATATTGGCAGGAGCGGTAATTGATGGAATTTTGAGCGATCGCATTCCTGATATATCTGCATTAAATCATTATCAAACTAGATTAACTCATTCATTCATTTCTCATTTGCGAGGGTGTATCCAGTTTTATCGAGAAGTGTTTAGCACAAATTTAGCATGGCTTGCTGAAATAAATCAGATGATTGATATTGCTGAGACTCTATCTACTCAGCTAGAACAACAGGCTATTAATGTGTTGAACTATCGGTTGATTGATTTTGAGTTGCACATTGGGTAA
- a CDS encoding peptidase domain-containing ABC transporter gives MKYQIVLQHSEEDCGAATLATISQYYGRTFTLNRVREAVGTGARGTTLLGLRRGAEALGFHSRQVKATPQLINQLDQAPLPAIIHWKGYHWVVLYGQKGNKYVIADPGVGIRYLTQEELIKGWSNGVMLLLLPDESRFYQQESDKIGGFGRYLQRVYPYRFILAQAIALNIAIGLLSLASPFMMQLLTDDVLVRGDTQLLTTVAIGVVALNLIRSAISLVQSHLIGHFSQRLQLGLILEYGRKLLHLPLSYFEGRRSGEVVSRIADVHAINNLVSQIVLGLPSQFFIAVVSLGFMLFYTWELTLASIVAFLIVTAVNLLFLPALRQKTRNMIVFGTENQGFLVETFRGVQVLKTTQATPQAWEEYQGNFGRLANLGWSTMQLGLYSSTVTSILSTFINIGILWIGSYLVINRTLTIGQLIAYNGMSGNLLGFLSSAIGLIDEFITSQIVIQRLTEVIDATPEDENDVKKQWVEIPGNTDITCNEINFHHTGRVDLLQDFSVTIPGGKAIALIGKSGCGKSTLAKLITGLYTIQSGNIRYSFYNQQDISLECLRHQVVLIPQEAHFWSRSILDNFQFSYPHISFADIVRACQITGADEFISELPDKYQTVLGEFGANLSGGQKQRLAIARAIVTDPPILILDESTSALDPVSEAQILDKVLDHRQGKTTILISHRTRLIQRADWIIFLEKGQLKIQGTAEDLRQVNGEHLDFLDDVILSLSDAINRVST, from the coding sequence ATGAAATACCAAATTGTCCTTCAACACAGTGAAGAAGACTGTGGTGCAGCTACTTTAGCTACTATTTCCCAATACTACGGACGCACATTTACCCTTAACCGCGTGCGGGAAGCTGTTGGTACTGGGGCGAGAGGAACTACTCTGTTGGGATTAAGGCGGGGTGCAGAAGCCCTGGGATTCCATAGCCGACAAGTTAAAGCCACTCCTCAACTCATCAACCAATTAGATCAAGCTCCTTTACCTGCGATTATTCACTGGAAAGGCTACCACTGGGTAGTATTATACGGTCAGAAAGGCAACAAATATGTAATTGCCGACCCCGGTGTTGGTATCCGTTACCTGACTCAGGAGGAGTTAATTAAAGGTTGGAGTAATGGGGTGATGCTGCTACTCCTTCCCGATGAAAGCCGCTTCTATCAACAAGAATCAGATAAAATTGGCGGTTTTGGACGTTATCTGCAACGAGTTTATCCCTATCGGTTTATTTTAGCCCAAGCGATCGCCCTCAACATTGCGATCGGTCTGCTTTCCCTAGCATCACCCTTCATGATGCAACTACTCACCGATGATGTCCTAGTCCGGGGAGATACTCAACTATTAACTACTGTTGCGATCGGCGTTGTCGCCCTGAATTTAATTAGAAGCGCCATTAGTTTAGTACAATCGCACTTGATCGGTCATTTCAGTCAAAGATTGCAATTAGGACTAATTCTAGAATACGGGCGCAAACTTTTACATTTACCCCTATCTTATTTTGAAGGACGACGCAGTGGGGAGGTAGTCAGCCGCATTGCTGATGTTCACGCTATCAATAACTTAGTTTCCCAAATTGTCCTCGGATTACCCAGTCAATTTTTTATTGCTGTAGTCTCCTTGGGCTTTATGCTTTTTTACACTTGGGAGTTAACTCTAGCTTCTATAGTTGCATTTCTCATTGTCACGGCTGTTAACTTGCTTTTTTTACCAGCACTGCGCCAAAAAACCCGCAATATGATTGTTTTTGGTACAGAAAACCAAGGTTTTTTAGTAGAAACATTTCGGGGAGTACAAGTCTTAAAAACTACCCAAGCTACACCCCAAGCTTGGGAAGAATATCAAGGAAATTTTGGTCGTTTGGCTAACTTGGGCTGGAGTACCATGCAGCTAGGACTTTACAGCAGCACAGTTACCAGTATTCTTTCGACATTTATTAATATTGGTATTCTCTGGATTGGTAGCTATTTAGTAATTAATCGGACTTTAACAATCGGACAATTGATTGCCTATAACGGTATGAGTGGTAATCTTTTGGGCTTTTTAAGTTCTGCTATCGGCTTAATAGATGAATTTATCACTTCCCAAATAGTTATTCAACGTCTGACAGAAGTTATTGATGCTACTCCAGAAGATGAAAATGATGTGAAAAAGCAGTGGGTAGAAATTCCTGGAAATACAGATATTACTTGCAATGAAATTAACTTTCACCACACAGGTAGAGTTGATTTATTGCAAGATTTTTCCGTAACTATTCCTGGTGGTAAAGCAATTGCTCTAATTGGTAAATCTGGCTGTGGTAAAAGTACCCTAGCAAAGTTGATTACTGGTTTATATACAATTCAATCAGGAAATATTCGCTATAGCTTCTATAATCAGCAAGATATATCTTTAGAATGTTTGCGGCATCAGGTGGTTTTAATACCACAAGAAGCTCATTTTTGGAGTCGGTCTATTCTAGATAATTTCCAATTTAGTTATCCTCACATTAGTTTTGCAGACATTGTTAGAGCTTGTCAAATTACTGGTGCTGACGAATTTATCAGTGAACTACCTGATAAATATCAAACTGTCTTAGGAGAATTTGGAGCTAATCTTTCTGGTGGACAAAAGCAACGATTAGCTATAGCTAGAGCCATAGTTACTGACCCACCCATCCTGATTTTAGATGAATCTACCAGCGCCCTCGATCCAGTGAGCGAAGCACAAATACTAGATAAAGTTTTAGACCATCGCCAGGGTAAAACTACTATTTTAATTAGTCACCGTACTAGGTTGATCCAGCGTGCAGATTGGATTATTTTTCTAGAAAAAGGACAGTTAAAAATTCAAGGAACAGCAGAAGATTTGCGACAAGTTAATGGCGAGCATTTAGACTTTTTGGATGATGTGATTTTGAGTCTTTCAGACGCGATAAATCGCGTCTCTACATGA
- a CDS encoding ferritin-like domain-containing protein codes for MKITKNNNPWRPNEFSTQDPKEWKIFPRNLTARAAYIVPGNPTTTRPEDAVDNCYPGLEMDARNLHKYFFPGLYFEVYRSDGARLVELTPSDRAAQWINLGLKESDLQDELFLWILKGKTAADQDATNPPAIEFVDTDNTTNIKDLGGLYIWRKVNALFPGKTAVAIGPKPPATGDSLNAAKAQLNSSWNNNNSHLERDPNGKLKFAILITDRSVYLSNQGVIDPDVYKPGELTRTLCTPWTYDFRDCQCFYWASNKPDVNSSEDGKYQYLNFQRKNSNIEPQTEDIANSYEARRLREIDYAEMMVDWEQLRPVVNGREYGESYKPPIPPKGRILTLEEIKKELAYLATVEHALAVQYLYAYYSINAPAEEPPEPDLKTFRIWKGANEVFNIAIDEMRHLHWVNQVLKLLGVETTVKRAAKIGRRFEVPFYLQSLTSTQLQWFIDVEEPSRSTSTGLDGMYVGIQTSLQQLSPEELDPETQRRAVEIIKLIIDEGEGHYVRFSTAQQNLAFYDNAGRGDLPKYIRGGQWSQLSDRPNPELPNSNLYGVPHVEELGSEGFILQKQSDAVYLTLIVFLKLAFAMQDEKISGASLRQAISLMFKLNTINFKLAEKGLTPLFTIPKWWESDPPVTSQEIAQTLLNTAKKQLLESGVLQSSAIAQFAQKAPLTESKVLKEPILSKVLQKVHNESIDEVLAHFDNAISQTTFQ; via the coding sequence ATGAAAATCACCAAAAATAATAACCCGTGGCGGCCAAATGAATTTTCCACCCAAGATCCAAAAGAATGGAAGATTTTTCCGCGTAACCTAACCGCACGAGCCGCTTACATTGTTCCGGGGAATCCAACCACTACCCGCCCAGAAGATGCTGTAGACAATTGCTATCCTGGGTTGGAAATGGATGCCCGGAATCTACATAAGTACTTCTTCCCCGGTTTGTATTTTGAAGTCTATCGCAGTGATGGCGCTCGACTTGTTGAATTAACTCCCAGCGATCGCGCCGCCCAGTGGATTAATTTAGGATTGAAAGAAAGCGATCTCCAAGATGAGTTGTTTTTGTGGATTCTCAAGGGGAAAACTGCTGCTGATCAGGATGCCACGAATCCGCCAGCTATTGAGTTCGTTGATACTGATAATACTACTAATATTAAAGACTTAGGCGGCTTATATATCTGGCGCAAAGTTAATGCGCTGTTTCCAGGAAAAACTGCCGTGGCGATCGGGCCGAAACCGCCAGCGACAGGTGATAGTTTGAATGCTGCGAAAGCTCAATTAAATAGCTCTTGGAACAATAACAATAGTCATCTAGAACGAGATCCAAATGGGAAATTGAAATTTGCCATCTTGATTACAGATCGGTCAGTTTACTTGAGCAATCAAGGTGTCATCGACCCGGATGTTTACAAACCAGGTGAACTGACACGTACCCTGTGTACTCCCTGGACTTACGATTTCCGGGATTGCCAATGTTTTTATTGGGCATCTAATAAGCCTGATGTCAATAGCAGTGAAGATGGTAAATACCAATATCTCAACTTTCAGCGTAAGAACTCGAATATAGAACCACAAACCGAAGATATTGCTAACAGTTACGAAGCTCGTCGCCTCCGGGAAATCGACTATGCAGAAATGATGGTCGATTGGGAGCAACTGCGCCCAGTGGTGAATGGTCGGGAATATGGCGAATCCTACAAACCTCCTATTCCCCCGAAAGGACGAATTCTAACTCTAGAAGAAATTAAAAAGGAACTAGCTTATTTAGCTACAGTAGAACACGCTCTAGCGGTGCAATATCTCTACGCCTACTATTCTATAAATGCTCCAGCCGAGGAGCCGCCAGAGCCAGATTTGAAAACATTCCGTATTTGGAAAGGGGCTAATGAGGTCTTCAATATCGCTATTGATGAAATGCGCCATTTGCACTGGGTCAACCAAGTATTAAAGTTACTGGGAGTCGAAACGACTGTCAAACGGGCTGCCAAAATTGGACGCAGATTTGAAGTACCCTTCTATTTGCAAAGTCTTACCAGTACTCAGTTGCAGTGGTTTATTGATGTAGAAGAACCTAGTCGCTCTACCTCAACTGGGCTGGATGGGATGTACGTTGGGATTCAGACTTCGTTGCAACAGCTTTCACCAGAAGAGTTAGACCCAGAAACGCAACGTCGGGCGGTGGAAATCATCAAGCTGATCATTGATGAGGGTGAAGGACACTATGTGCGTTTCAGTACCGCCCAGCAGAATTTGGCTTTCTATGACAATGCGGGTCGTGGTGATTTGCCAAAATATATTCGCGGCGGTCAGTGGAGTCAATTAAGCGATCGACCTAACCCGGAATTACCTAACAGTAATCTCTATGGTGTTCCCCACGTTGAAGAATTAGGCAGCGAAGGGTTCATCCTGCAAAAACAAAGTGACGCTGTATATTTAACATTGATAGTGTTTTTGAAGTTGGCGTTTGCTATGCAAGATGAAAAAATCAGTGGTGCATCGCTACGTCAAGCGATTTCCTTGATGTTTAAGCTGAACACAATCAATTTTAAGCTGGCAGAAAAAGGCCTGACACCACTGTTTACCATTCCTAAATGGTGGGAAAGCGATCCTCCCGTTACATCCCAGGAGATTGCCCAAACTTTGTTAAATACAGCCAAAAAGCAATTGCTGGAATCAGGGGTATTGCAAAGTTCTGCGATCGCTCAATTTGCCCAAAAAGCACCATTGACTGAATCAAAGGTATTGAAAGAGCCGATTCTCTCTAAAGTTTTGCAGAAAGTCCACAATGAAAGCATTGATGAAGTGCTTGCCCATTTTGATAATGCTATTTCCCAAACCACATTTCAATGA